In Hallerella succinigenes, the following are encoded in one genomic region:
- a CDS encoding UbiX family flavin prenyltransferase yields MSHYLLGVTGASGAVYAARTLFYLQKAGHFVSLLITDAGKEVADYEGQTAALLKADEILDVENFFASCASGSSAFAGMAVVPCSMGTLGKMANGIADNLLTRAADVCLKERRKLVVVPREMPYNLIHLKNMEQLTLAGAIVIPASPHFYAKPQTIEDLADTVVAKILNHLNVPNTIVPEWGSKG; encoded by the coding sequence ATGAGCCATTATCTGCTAGGCGTGACGGGAGCTTCTGGCGCAGTTTATGCGGCAAGGACGCTGTTTTATTTGCAAAAGGCTGGGCATTTCGTTTCGCTGTTGATAACGGATGCAGGGAAAGAAGTCGCGGATTATGAAGGGCAGACGGCGGCTCTTTTAAAAGCCGACGAGATTTTAGACGTAGAGAATTTTTTTGCGAGCTGTGCCAGTGGAAGTTCTGCGTTTGCGGGGATGGCCGTGGTTCCGTGTTCCATGGGAACGCTCGGGAAAATGGCGAACGGTATTGCGGATAATCTGCTGACCCGTGCTGCGGACGTGTGCTTAAAAGAACGACGCAAACTGGTCGTTGTTCCGCGGGAAATGCCGTACAATTTGATCCATTTGAAGAATATGGAACAGCTGACTCTAGCCGGAGCTATAGTGATTCCTGCGAGTCCGCATTTTTATGCGAAGCCGCAGACGATCGAAGATTTGGCGGATACGGTGGTCGCAAAGATTTTGAATCATTTGAATGTTCCGAATACAATTGTTCCTGAATGGGGTTCTAAAGGATGA
- a CDS encoding ubiquinone/menaquinone biosynthesis methyltransferase: MFSPVRKMFDDISKRYDFLNHTLSCFQDILWRKACCRELKKRGAGKRLLDLCGGTGDFAVEFERIVGKPIQAILGDFSFGMLQHSKGKRTSAKPVQLDAMQMPFLDNTFDVVLNGFGMRNLPDAKGGLVESCRVLAPGGHLMVLEFFSPRQAFNRFFYKRLAPLFIPLLGAVFSGKRDAYEYLVNSILRFLPVKDFCVVAEKNGFEVVSVKPCFFGVAYRVLLQKKVLA, translated from the coding sequence ATGTTTTCTCCTGTGCGTAAAATGTTCGACGATATTTCGAAACGCTATGATTTTTTGAATCATACGCTGAGCTGCTTTCAAGACATTTTATGGAGAAAGGCGTGTTGCCGTGAACTGAAAAAACGCGGTGCCGGTAAACGTCTTTTGGATCTTTGCGGTGGCACGGGAGATTTTGCCGTGGAATTTGAACGCATTGTGGGAAAGCCGATTCAGGCGATCCTTGGCGATTTTTCGTTTGGAATGCTTCAACATTCGAAGGGAAAGAGGACTTCTGCCAAGCCTGTGCAGCTCGATGCGATGCAGATGCCTTTTTTGGACAACACGTTTGATGTGGTGTTGAACGGCTTTGGTATGCGCAACTTGCCGGATGCGAAAGGGGGACTTGTGGAATCTTGCCGAGTCCTCGCTCCGGGCGGTCATCTGATGGTGCTTGAATTCTTTTCTCCGCGACAGGCTTTTAACCGTTTCTTTTACAAGCGGCTTGCGCCTCTTTTTATTCCGTTGCTGGGTGCGGTTTTTAGCGGTAAACGGGATGCGTATGAATATTTAGTCAATTCCATTTTGCGCTTTTTACCGGTGAAGGATTTTTGCGTTGTCGCAGAAAAAAATGGATTTGAAGTTGTGTCGGTAAAGCCTTGCTTCTTTGGCGTTGCGTACCGTGTATTGCTTCAGAAAAAGGTTTTGGCATGA
- a CDS encoding CotH kinase family protein translates to MKPIKYAVLALTLGLLAACQDPSLVSEDELSSAEMQDETSSGGTSENVSGSSSGTATLSSSSSEQLCVVSWVGKSAVTINEIMPGNVNWYDDRGKDPGWVELYNSSSEPVALNGLALVESKARPRKWVAGNDTIPANGYRIIFASDRGLANPPEGVDSNSLHYRAHTDWKLEDKGGTLFLVSENCGILDSASYPALEAGISWGKTSSGWLYFAKSTPEADNANSTGSAGFVSLPAFGQNAGFYSDSVVITPPTTDDGSTVRCTFNGSEPTASTAAMLEAVVLKNSTVVRCAAFKDGLITNKIVTNTYFINEEIHNMPVVSISVDSQFFENHYLYTSAGSTNGSSPNSVDPNETSLYADVEFPVHVEYFANGSASDSKAWEIDAGISLMGGHSRLEKKKSVAITMREEYQDGWLKYPLFETRKDANSKFKAFNLRNNGNRFVSDYIADAAGGAMLEGSGVDYQRSRQVIVFYDGVYWGVHDMRERYNKNFVETNYGIDASTVTVIKHLNKSIEASNGTVDEYKALLAYVSETSFAGEGNTAYEYLKTLMDVTNYASYMAAEMYSHNGDWPNNNVRAWKSPNTLWKFMIYDLDHGFDWMWPVAGFTQETNMFDWVKQGGYALGKCYNKLSADCFHTFYVKLIENPDFKRMFINRSAVLFQNYVNGTNLSNIIESMTESIDEDQRSADQGVFKQSERWYTNSCGGRFSNSGSCIKDWGIDRDEVIRKEYREEFGLSSDVEVTIAATGNGYVTLDGFTLPSLSSYTGTFFGGNAMLLTAVPSGTGKFVAWEDGSTDNPRLVMPQSGASYIAQFD, encoded by the coding sequence ATGAAGCCGATTAAATATGCCGTTTTAGCTTTGACATTAGGTCTTTTGGCAGCATGCCAAGATCCCTCCTTGGTTTCGGAAGATGAACTTTCTTCTGCTGAAATGCAGGATGAAACTTCTTCAGGTGGTACATCGGAAAATGTTTCCGGATCGTCCTCGGGCACTGCCACGCTGTCGAGCAGTAGCAGCGAACAGCTTTGCGTCGTTTCGTGGGTTGGAAAATCCGCAGTGACGATTAATGAAATCATGCCGGGCAACGTGAACTGGTATGATGACCGAGGCAAGGATCCGGGTTGGGTTGAACTTTACAACTCGAGTTCGGAACCGGTTGCTTTGAATGGCCTTGCTCTTGTTGAAAGTAAGGCACGTCCGCGTAAGTGGGTCGCTGGAAACGATACGATTCCGGCCAATGGCTACCGTATTATTTTTGCTTCGGACCGTGGTTTGGCAAATCCACCGGAAGGTGTGGATTCCAACTCGCTGCACTATCGTGCTCATACCGACTGGAAACTTGAAGATAAGGGCGGTACGCTCTTCTTGGTGAGCGAAAACTGTGGCATTTTGGATTCCGCGAGTTACCCGGCTTTGGAAGCGGGCATTAGTTGGGGCAAGACTTCTTCAGGTTGGCTCTATTTTGCAAAGTCGACCCCGGAAGCGGATAATGCGAACAGCACAGGTTCTGCGGGGTTTGTTTCTTTGCCTGCTTTTGGTCAGAATGCTGGATTCTACTCGGATTCCGTGGTGATTACGCCGCCGACAACGGATGACGGATCTACGGTGCGTTGCACATTCAATGGTTCGGAACCGACGGCTTCGACTGCTGCGATGTTGGAAGCGGTCGTCTTGAAAAATTCGACTGTGGTTCGGTGTGCCGCTTTCAAGGACGGTTTGATTACGAACAAGATTGTGACAAACACGTACTTTATCAATGAAGAAATCCATAACATGCCGGTTGTCTCGATCAGCGTGGATTCCCAGTTCTTTGAAAATCATTACCTTTACACGTCAGCTGGCAGTACAAACGGTTCTTCTCCGAATTCGGTGGACCCAAATGAAACGAGTCTTTATGCCGATGTGGAATTCCCGGTGCATGTGGAATACTTTGCAAATGGAAGCGCAAGTGATTCGAAGGCTTGGGAAATCGATGCGGGAATTTCTTTGATGGGCGGTCACAGCCGTTTGGAAAAGAAAAAGTCTGTGGCGATCACGATGCGTGAAGAATATCAGGATGGCTGGCTCAAGTATCCGCTGTTTGAAACGCGTAAAGATGCGAACAGCAAGTTCAAGGCTTTCAATTTGCGCAACAATGGAAACCGTTTTGTCAGCGATTACATTGCCGATGCCGCAGGCGGAGCAATGCTCGAGGGCTCTGGCGTGGATTACCAAAGAAGCCGTCAGGTAATCGTCTTTTATGATGGCGTCTATTGGGGCGTTCATGATATGCGCGAACGCTATAACAAGAACTTCGTGGAAACAAACTATGGCATCGATGCATCGACGGTGACGGTCATTAAACATTTGAATAAGTCGATCGAAGCAAGCAACGGCACTGTCGATGAGTACAAGGCTTTGCTTGCCTATGTTTCGGAAACGTCGTTTGCCGGCGAAGGCAACACCGCTTATGAATATTTGAAAACCTTGATGGATGTGACGAATTATGCAAGTTATATGGCTGCGGAAATGTACTCGCATAACGGCGACTGGCCAAACAATAACGTGAGAGCGTGGAAGAGCCCGAATACGCTCTGGAAGTTTATGATCTATGATTTGGACCATGGCTTTGATTGGATGTGGCCTGTTGCCGGTTTTACCCAAGAGACGAATATGTTTGACTGGGTGAAGCAGGGAGGCTATGCTTTGGGCAAGTGCTATAATAAGCTGAGTGCGGATTGCTTCCACACATTTTATGTGAAATTGATTGAAAATCCGGACTTTAAGCGGATGTTCATCAACCGATCGGCGGTTCTTTTCCAAAACTATGTAAACGGGACGAACCTCTCGAATATCATTGAATCGATGACGGAGTCGATTGACGAGGACCAGCGTAGCGCTGACCAAGGAGTCTTTAAGCAGAGCGAGCGTTGGTATACGAATTCTTGTGGTGGACGCTTTAGCAATTCGGGCTCCTGCATCAAGGATTGGGGAATCGATCGCGACGAAGTGATACGTAAAGAATACCGTGAAGAATTTGGGCTTTCGAGCGATGTGGAAGTAACAATTGCTGCGACGGGAAACGGTTACGTGACTCTCGACGGCTTTACGCTTCCGAGTCTTTCGAGTTACACCGGAACGTTCTTCGGTGGAAATGCAATGCTCTTGACCGCAGTTCCTTCGGGAACGGGTAAGTTCGTTGCTTGGGAAGACGGCTCTACGGATAACCCGCGCTTGGTGATGCCGCAGAGCGGCGCCTCTTACATCGCGCAATTTGACTAA
- a CDS encoding ComF family protein produces MKLWTGISKFLFGNGCLACKRGGLPLDPWLCPDCREELQKLAQNPRRPNPDTLCLYTMTPLTKALVHGLKYGNMPGLAGYLVRTALKERETLETLQEWGRKLAFVPVPLHPARMRERGYNQAEKLARAISGRMNGIVAPALERKTFRISQTTLSRSERSNNVAGAFGLKKRFRWPDSRIPVIVDDVFTTGATTTACLYAFEKENLGGFSKVCTLLYEESATARVDFAADTAMEWHV; encoded by the coding sequence ATGAAACTTTGGACCGGAATATCGAAATTTTTGTTTGGGAACGGATGCCTTGCCTGCAAACGCGGAGGCTTACCGTTAGATCCGTGGCTTTGCCCGGATTGTAGGGAAGAACTGCAGAAGCTCGCCCAGAATCCGCGACGTCCAAATCCCGATACGCTTTGCCTGTACACGATGACGCCTTTGACAAAGGCTTTGGTTCACGGCTTAAAATACGGCAACATGCCGGGCCTTGCAGGTTATCTGGTGAGGACAGCGCTCAAGGAACGGGAAACTTTGGAAACTTTGCAGGAATGGGGCAGGAAACTCGCCTTTGTGCCTGTTCCCCTGCATCCTGCCCGTATGCGAGAAAGAGGCTACAATCAAGCGGAAAAGCTCGCCAGAGCGATTTCTGGGCGAATGAATGGAATTGTGGCGCCTGCGCTTGAAAGAAAAACCTTCCGGATTTCGCAGACGACGCTTTCGAGGTCGGAACGCTCGAACAATGTGGCGGGAGCTTTTGGGTTGAAAAAACGCTTTCGCTGGCCGGATAGCAGAATACCGGTGATCGTCGATGATGTATTTACGACCGGGGCGACGACAACAGCATGCCTTTACGCTTTTGAAAAAGAAAATTTAGGGGGATTTTCGAAAGTGTGCACGCTTCTTTACGAAGAGAGTGCGACGGCGCGTGTGGATTTTGCCGCGGATACTGCCATGGAATGGCATGTATAA
- the rodA gene encoding rod shape-determining protein RodA: protein MKIDWLFLALVFVLTSIGIALVYSATVNTEPIWYTSRWFKQIIYFGGGCLLAAALSFVRIDYWQRFAFPLYFLTIAALAFVAFGGGDSAKGAGRWIDFGFLKIQPSEFAKITFLLAMSKWLSVHRVNILKPKTFAMPALIFIVPFALVLKQPDLSTALVFTAVTLVGLYWAGLSLMDLFLIVSPVASVILSYPQIPYSQVLWGLLLCVVFLVLLFRKMPRKFVVLILSLNIICGYASTMAWNSLEHHQRERVMTFVDPMRDPKGAGYQVIQSEVAIGSGGIFGKGFGEGSQTNLAFLPEEHTDFIFSVLGEQFGFLGCVFVLFLYFMFLWRAMSICRLHLDPFVNHVVSGACTIFFFHMMVNISMTLGLMPVTGLPLPFLSYGGSFMLTCMMLVGLLVNMRYQGSQLESNYD from the coding sequence ATGAAAATCGACTGGCTTTTTTTGGCTCTGGTCTTTGTGTTGACATCGATTGGCATTGCCTTGGTGTATTCGGCGACGGTGAACACGGAACCGATCTGGTATACCTCCCGTTGGTTTAAGCAGATTATTTATTTTGGCGGCGGTTGCCTTTTGGCTGCGGCGCTCTCCTTTGTGCGCATCGATTATTGGCAACGTTTTGCTTTTCCGCTGTATTTTTTGACGATCGCGGCTTTGGCGTTTGTGGCGTTTGGCGGCGGCGACAGTGCGAAAGGGGCGGGGCGTTGGATTGACTTTGGCTTTTTGAAAATCCAGCCGTCTGAATTTGCGAAGATCACCTTTTTGCTTGCGATGTCGAAGTGGCTTTCTGTTCATCGGGTGAACATTTTGAAGCCGAAGACTTTTGCGATGCCCGCGCTGATTTTTATTGTGCCGTTTGCGTTGGTGTTAAAGCAGCCTGACTTGAGTACGGCTCTTGTGTTTACGGCAGTGACGCTGGTGGGGCTTTATTGGGCAGGGCTTTCGCTTATGGACCTTTTCTTGATTGTGAGCCCAGTGGCATCGGTGATTCTTTCTTATCCGCAGATTCCTTATTCGCAGGTGCTGTGGGGACTTTTGCTTTGCGTTGTGTTCCTTGTACTCCTTTTCCGTAAGATGCCTCGAAAGTTTGTCGTTCTGATTCTTTCGCTGAATATTATTTGCGGTTATGCGAGTACGATGGCATGGAATTCCTTGGAGCATCACCAGCGTGAACGCGTGATGACCTTTGTCGATCCGATGCGCGATCCGAAGGGAGCCGGGTATCAGGTAATTCAGTCGGAAGTGGCGATTGGCAGCGGAGGTATTTTTGGCAAAGGCTTTGGCGAAGGCTCCCAGACAAATCTCGCATTCCTTCCGGAAGAACATACGGACTTTATCTTTAGCGTTCTCGGGGAACAGTTTGGCTTTTTAGGCTGTGTTTTTGTGCTGTTCCTCTACTTTATGTTCCTGTGGCGTGCAATGTCGATTTGCAGGCTGCACTTGGATCCGTTTGTGAATCACGTGGTTTCCGGGGCGTGTACGATCTTTTTCTTCCACATGATGGTGAATATTTCAATGACGCTCGGGCTCATGCCGGTGACGGGTCTTCCGCTTCCGTTCCTTTCTTATGGCGGATCTTTTATGCTCACTTGTATGATGCTTGTCGGTTTGCTTGTGAACATGCGCTATCAGGGAAGTCAGCTCGAAAGCAATTACGATTAA
- the mrdA gene encoding penicillin-binding protein 2 — protein sequence MFKAQNELQNRNLRSLVFMAAVALVFSCLSVRLLYLQYARYEENLQSSDENRLRRIVLKAERGLIFDRNGTLLVGNRPSYQIVIKPAEIRKMDAETKDSLFKRLIHLKDSQGEPIFDSAVVDTMFQRSAWKSHGTLRILEDASEEQVSIVQERSFEFPSVTTVVESRRSYPYGTLAAHLLGYTGEISDEQLERPEYAGYSSGDRVGQKGLEQQYDGEFRGEDGVKYVQVDAYGREVGNIEGMQNVPSVPGYGMVTTIDLDIQKAAEEALPDSVRGAVVAIDPRSGEILAMVSSPRLDPNIFSLKRRERNKGWAKVALDSTRPLMNRAVAGVYPPASVFKLVTSGAGLEHKLVTGQTHLPKPCTGGFTFGARYQKCWGTHGNLDLVNALRLSCDVYYYQLGLMLGMERINEFGHRFGLGHKLGVDIPGEKAGWLPDSVSFNARNKRNGWRWARGLILNLAIGQGQLVTPLQEAVLAGSIATGKGVFRPHLMKELRDVDGNVVGRYIPEKIFEGNMSESTHRTLLAGMDSVVNHPGGTGKRAALPGIRVGGKSGSGEWKKGEKTHAWFVSVAPLDDPEIAVAVIQEAQGGGGSMSAPVCRKVMEAYFAKKYPKDSTEVKE from the coding sequence ATGTTTAAAGCGCAGAACGAATTGCAAAATCGCAATTTAAGGTCGCTTGTTTTTATGGCGGCAGTAGCGCTTGTTTTTTCTTGTCTCTCCGTTCGCTTACTTTATCTGCAATATGCACGTTATGAAGAGAACCTGCAGAGCTCCGATGAAAACCGTCTGCGTCGCATTGTTCTGAAAGCGGAACGCGGTTTGATTTTCGATCGCAATGGAACGCTTTTGGTGGGTAACCGCCCTTCGTATCAGATCGTGATCAAGCCTGCGGAAATCCGCAAGATGGATGCGGAAACCAAGGACTCGCTTTTTAAACGCTTGATCCATTTGAAGGATTCCCAGGGAGAACCGATTTTCGATTCTGCGGTGGTCGATACGATGTTCCAGCGTTCCGCGTGGAAGTCGCATGGGACACTTCGCATTTTGGAAGATGCGTCGGAAGAACAGGTCTCTATTGTGCAAGAACGTTCTTTTGAGTTCCCGAGCGTGACGACTGTGGTGGAATCTCGCCGTTCGTATCCGTATGGAACTTTGGCGGCGCACTTGCTCGGTTATACGGGTGAAATTTCGGATGAGCAGTTGGAACGACCGGAATATGCGGGATACTCGTCGGGCGATCGTGTGGGGCAGAAGGGTTTGGAACAGCAGTATGATGGCGAGTTCCGTGGCGAAGACGGTGTGAAGTACGTTCAAGTGGACGCCTATGGCCGTGAAGTGGGAAACATTGAAGGGATGCAGAATGTGCCTTCGGTTCCGGGCTACGGAATGGTGACGACAATCGATTTGGATATTCAGAAGGCGGCGGAAGAAGCTTTGCCGGATTCTGTGCGTGGCGCTGTCGTTGCGATTGATCCGAGGTCGGGTGAAATTCTTGCAATGGTTTCTTCGCCGCGTTTGGACCCGAACATTTTTTCTTTGAAACGGCGAGAACGCAATAAGGGTTGGGCGAAGGTCGCCTTGGATTCGACGCGCCCGTTGATGAACCGTGCGGTGGCGGGCGTGTATCCGCCGGCATCTGTTTTTAAGCTGGTAACGTCGGGAGCGGGACTTGAACATAAGCTCGTGACGGGACAGACGCATTTGCCGAAACCGTGCACGGGTGGTTTTACGTTCGGCGCGCGTTATCAGAAGTGCTGGGGTACACATGGCAATTTGGACTTGGTGAATGCGCTTCGCCTATCTTGCGACGTGTATTATTACCAGCTCGGTTTGATGCTTGGCATGGAACGCATCAATGAATTCGGACATCGTTTTGGTCTCGGTCATAAGCTCGGTGTGGATATTCCGGGTGAAAAGGCGGGCTGGCTTCCGGATTCCGTTTCATTTAACGCGCGCAACAAGCGTAACGGTTGGCGTTGGGCGCGCGGTTTGATTTTGAACTTGGCGATTGGCCAGGGCCAGCTCGTGACGCCGCTCCAGGAAGCGGTGCTTGCCGGTTCCATTGCGACAGGCAAGGGCGTTTTCCGTCCGCACTTGATGAAGGAATTGCGTGACGTGGATGGCAATGTGGTGGGACGTTACATTCCGGAAAAGATTTTTGAAGGCAACATGAGCGAATCCACGCACAGGACGCTCCTTGCCGGCATGGATTCCGTGGTGAACCATCCGGGAGGAACGGGTAAGCGTGCTGCGCTTCCGGGAATTCGTGTGGGCGGCAAGTCCGGTTCTGGCGAATGGAAGAAGGGCGAAAAGACCCATGCGTGGTTTGTTTCTGTCGCTCCGCTTGACGATCCGGAAATTGCCGTGGCGGTGATCCAGGAAGCTCAAGGCGGTGGCGGATCTATGTCGGCTCCGGTATGCCGTAAAGTGATGGAAGCCTATTTTGCGAAGAAGTATCCAAAGGACTCGACGGAGGTAAAAGAGTGA
- the mreD gene encoding rod shape-determining protein MreD, whose protein sequence is MLKFIKHLVCFIITIVLQTTLASWISFYGQQPDFVLIFIVVMALSHGPVSGMLWGFFAGFSEDVFASVDWLGAQTIAFTCVGFGVGQLEERFLRLNLATKVALLGLAFMLNDFVYYALIGISQESVTTFFLLKTLPECIYTMLFGIPCFFLLNRFDRVKRCNV, encoded by the coding sequence ATGCTGAAATTCATTAAACATCTCGTTTGCTTTATCATCACGATCGTTTTGCAGACGACGCTCGCTTCGTGGATCAGTTTCTACGGTCAGCAGCCGGATTTTGTTTTAATCTTCATTGTGGTGATGGCACTGTCGCATGGTCCGGTTTCGGGCATGCTCTGGGGATTCTTTGCTGGATTTTCCGAAGACGTTTTTGCTTCGGTTGATTGGCTCGGTGCGCAGACGATTGCTTTTACCTGCGTCGGTTTTGGTGTGGGACAGTTGGAAGAAAGATTCTTGCGTTTGAACCTCGCGACGAAGGTCGCTTTGCTCGGACTTGCATTCATGCTGAATGATTTCGTCTATTACGCTTTGATCGGAATTTCCCAGGAAAGCGTGACGACATTCTTCCTTTTGAAGACGCTCCCGGAATGCATTTATACGATGCTGTTCGGAATTCCTTGCTTCTTCCTGTTGAATCGTTTTGATCGTGTGAAACGTTGCAATGTTTAA
- the mreC gene encoding rod shape-determining protein MreC, translating into MQIFRFLGNVLAKGHGLVLFVILLMIGFGIRHLEKDGKETVIAGALSSVYYPAQVVVSSVNRIHSVSYENDCLKRENARLKMERDNLREGMEELQRLRELVHFDNVWDYSIVTARVIGKNPGRFLTTFVVNRGTEHGIEMNMPVFTTHGLVGRISAVSNSHSKVQLLPDPSLHVSVMVQRTRVVGFLEGGSVNYLNASIPSYTGVHEGDTVVTSGLGGIYPKGIGIGVVRSMHKGDLDVVTELELDPFQNFTHLEEVFIMQKKPDWVLQEMLKNAEIH; encoded by the coding sequence ATGCAGATTTTCCGTTTTCTTGGAAACGTCCTTGCTAAAGGGCACGGGCTTGTCCTCTTTGTCATTCTGCTCATGATCGGCTTCGGTATTCGCCATCTGGAAAAAGATGGAAAGGAAACCGTTATCGCCGGAGCGCTTTCTTCCGTGTACTATCCGGCACAGGTGGTCGTTTCTTCGGTGAATCGTATTCACTCGGTTTCATACGAAAATGATTGCTTGAAGCGTGAAAACGCTCGCTTGAAAATGGAACGCGATAATTTGCGCGAAGGCATGGAAGAATTGCAGCGCCTGCGTGAGCTTGTCCATTTTGACAACGTCTGGGATTATTCCATTGTGACGGCGCGCGTGATCGGCAAGAACCCGGGTCGCTTTTTGACGACATTTGTGGTGAACCGCGGTACGGAACACGGCATTGAAATGAACATGCCGGTTTTTACGACGCATGGACTTGTCGGTAGAATCTCGGCGGTTTCAAATTCCCATTCCAAAGTGCAGCTTTTGCCGGATCCTTCGCTGCATGTTTCTGTGATGGTGCAGAGAACGCGCGTGGTGGGTTTTTTGGAAGGTGGTTCGGTAAACTACTTGAACGCTTCGATTCCGTCTTATACAGGCGTTCACGAAGGGGATACGGTGGTGACTTCGGGACTTGGTGGAATTTACCCGAAGGGTATCGGTATAGGTGTTGTCCGTTCCATGCACAAGGGCGATTTGGATGTGGTGACGGAACTGGAACTCGATCCGTTCCAGAACTTTACGCATCTTGAAGAAGTTTTCATTATGCAGAAGAAACCGGATTGGGTTTTGCAGGAGATGTTGAAAAATGCTGAAATTCATTAA
- a CDS encoding rod shape-determining protein, which produces MFGLFSCDIGVDLGTANTLVHVAGQGIVINEPTVVAMDRKNDRVTAIGGEAKKMLGRTPGANVAIRPMKDGVIADFQLVEILLSTFIKRVQKYPLFLVKPRVVIGVPSGITEVEKRAVTDAARMAGAKEVHLVHEPMAAAVGMGIPVDGPAGNMIVDIGGGTSDIAVIALNGIVCNASVRVGGDEMDEAIVNYLRKTYNLIVGESTAEQIKWAIGSAYPLEEELTMDVKGGDVMAGLPRTMTITSQEIREALDEPVTAIVDAVKQALALTPPELSADILDRGIIMSGGGSKLRGLDARIRKETGLSVNVIDDPLLCVCKGAARILEELDKFRPVLISSTI; this is translated from the coding sequence TTGTTCGGACTTTTCTCTTGCGATATCGGCGTTGATCTTGGAACGGCTAATACCCTTGTTCACGTTGCTGGACAAGGTATTGTAATCAATGAACCTACGGTCGTTGCTATGGACCGTAAAAACGATCGTGTGACTGCGATTGGTGGTGAAGCTAAAAAAATGCTCGGACGTACTCCGGGTGCGAATGTGGCTATCCGCCCGATGAAGGACGGCGTGATTGCAGACTTCCAGTTGGTGGAAATCCTGCTTTCGACGTTTATTAAGCGCGTCCAGAAGTATCCTCTGTTCCTTGTGAAGCCGCGCGTTGTAATCGGCGTTCCTTCGGGCATTACAGAAGTGGAAAAACGCGCTGTGACGGATGCGGCTCGCATGGCTGGCGCAAAGGAAGTTCATTTGGTGCATGAACCGATGGCCGCGGCTGTCGGCATGGGTATTCCGGTGGATGGCCCTGCAGGCAATATGATTGTGGATATCGGCGGTGGTACGTCGGATATCGCTGTAATCGCTTTGAACGGCATCGTGTGCAACGCATCGGTGCGCGTCGGCGGTGACGAAATGGATGAAGCGATTGTGAACTATCTCCGTAAGACCTACAACTTGATCGTCGGCGAAAGCACCGCAGAACAGATCAAGTGGGCAATCGGTTCTGCTTATCCGTTGGAAGAAGAATTGACGATGGACGTGAAGGGTGGCGATGTGATGGCTGGCCTTCCGCGTACGATGACGATTACGAGCCAGGAAATTCGCGAAGCTTTGGATGAACCCGTAACGGCGATTGTCGACGCTGTGAAGCAGGCTCTTGCACTGACACCTCCGGAACTCTCTGCGGACATTTTGGACCGCGGCATTATCATGTCGGGTGGTGGTTCCAAGCTCCGTGGTTTGGACGCTCGTATTCGCAAGGAAACCGGTCTTTCGGTGAACGTGATCGACGACCCGCTGCTCTGCGTGTGCAAGGGTGCCGCTCGCATTCTCGAAGAATTGGACAAGTTCCGTCCGGTCTTGATTTCGTCCACGATTTAA